A region of the Mesoterricola sediminis genome:
AAGGACATCGGCATTCCGGCCCCTGCGTTGAACTGGTTCTGGATCCAGAAGTAATACCTGTCCAGGAGGCCGGCCCGGGAGCCGTTTCCATAGCTTCTGTCCGGCCCTCCACGAAGCCAGTCCCGGACCGTATTCCGAGAGAGGCCGACCTCCCGGGCGATCTTTCGGATCGACCAGCCCAAGTTCTGCAAAGCAAATATTTGGGCCACTGCACCGTCTCCGAGCATTCTGGCCTCCGGCTTATGGAGACCAGCGTCCCGCGGTTCGAACTCCATGCCCTCCTCCTTTCGGGGGGGTGGGTCAGAATTCGTGTCGCAAGTGGGTCAGTTTCGGATGTCGCCCGATACTCCCCTCAGTTCGGCAGTTTCAGAAAAGGGCCTCGCGGCCCTTTCTGTTGTTCCTTCCCTGCCGTTTGTCCCGGTCGTGAGCCCCCCCGTCAACGCGGGGGCTCATGACCGGGCGCAAGCGATCCGCTGAATTTATGTGGTCTTTGAAAGCCTGTGTGTGTCGAATCCCTCCACGGACAGCCCGCGATCCGGGAGTGTGCCAGGCGCATTTCCTGGCGCGATGCCGGAGGGGTGGGCCGGTTTGGTGCGCTCACGTTGCCTTCACTTTGCTCATTTCTGGTCAGTGGTTGAAGGGGCAGAGGGGAAACAAGGGCGCACCTCGTGCGTCCGCCAGTTTCCCGTTTGGACGATCAAGGGATGCGTTTCTGAGGTGGTATTGCGGCCCAAAGACCGGCCCCGATAGGGGGTGGGCGTAGGGTGCTTCTTCCCAAAACCGGAAAATCCGACTCAAGGATCCTCCATTGCCGACCGATCAGGTCATCCAAGGGGACGGTGCCCCAAGGAGCTGGACATGGCGGAAACCAAACTGTTAGCAATTCCGGGGGCAGGTACCGGTCGGCCATGCGTGCATGACGGCCCCAGCCCCCCAGAATTGCGGTGTTGAACAAGCTCGTTCGCAGCGGAGCCGGCGCGCTCGTTATGCGGAATTCGGGGTGGGTCGGGCTCCCTTGGGCATGCGGAGGGCCCCGACGATGCCCTGCATGGTCCGCAAGGTTCTCTGGCGACAGCCTGGTCCCGGGCTGCCGACCCATTCGGGCCAGACCCTTCCCAATCCGGGCAGGGACGCCAGGCACGGGATGGTGGTGATGGGCGCAGTAGGGACGGCAGTCATGCTGGTGTCCCCTCGGGTGGCGCCCGCGGCCTGGGCAGGTGCTTGCGGGCCATCATCGAGCCACAGTCGGGGCACAGCATGTCCCGGCATTCGACGATGGCGATGAGCCGATCCTCCACGCCATCGTCGGGAGCGGGCTTTCGCCAGAGGTCCGGGATGGCCTGGTCGCCGAGGTGGGCCTTGGCCTTTTCCAGCAGCTTGGGCGAGGCGTATAGGCCGTAGTGCCTGACCTTGGTGAACTGCTCCGGAAGCACATGGAGCAGGAACCGGCGTAGGAAGGCCACCTCCGGCAGGGTGGCCGTGGCCTTGCCCTTGGTCCGGAAAGTCACCTGGCCATCGGCAACCTCGAGGAGTCTCGAATTGGAGATCCCCACCCGGTGAACGTAGCGGCCCAGGTAGGCGAGGGCGTGCCAGGCCTCCCGGTAGGGGCGCTTGGCATAGACCACCCACTTCCGCTTGGCGAGCCTTGCCATGAGCACATTGAAGGCCACCCCCGTCAGGCCCAGTTCGCCCCGCTCCTGAGCCTCGCGCAGTAGGGCCATGAACTTGCCCTTGAACAGGGCGCCCAGGCGATGGACGTGGAACAGGAATTTCTGGGAGGTCGGGACCCACCGGCTCCCGTCCAAGGCGATGCCGCCGGCGGAGACCAGGGCATGGGCGTGCGGGTGGTAGCGGAGGTCCCGGGTCCAGGTGTGGAGCACGAACGTCACCCCC
Encoded here:
- a CDS encoding helix-turn-helix domain-containing protein; this translates as MEFEPRDAGLHKPEARMLGDGAVAQIFALQNLGWSIRKIAREVGLSRNTVRDWLRGGPDRSYGNGSRAGLLDRYYFWIQNQFNAGAGMPMSFARNWRPSESP
- a CDS encoding IS91 family transposase translates to MAYSRPRFDIADIVRRHLPELEADASLGHRQTKVLRAISRCRTAAMGGHVDVCPDCGREHPSYNSCGNRHCPKCQNLAQEKWIEARARRLLAAAHFHLVFTEPSELRPIAMSHARLLHGILFQAASATLLELGHTHLEATLGVTFVLHTWTRDLRYHPHAHALVSAGGIALDGSRWVPTSQKFLFHVHRLGALFKGKFMALLREAQERGELGLTGVAFNVLMARLAKRKWVVYAKRPYREAWHALAYLGRYVHRVGISNSRLLEVADGQVTFRTKGKATATLPEVAFLRRFLLHVLPEQFTKVRHYGLYASPKLLEKAKAHLGDQAIPDLWRKPAPDDGVEDRLIAIVECRDMLCPDCGSMMARKHLPRPRAPPEGTPA